Proteins from a genomic interval of Rosa chinensis cultivar Old Blush chromosome 2, RchiOBHm-V2, whole genome shotgun sequence:
- the LOC112189606 gene encoding protein SPEAR1 isoform X2 has protein sequence MGSSYFGEPNMGNERGGGSSSSSSRKGKKSNSDKPKQPQRGLGVAQLEKIRLHGQMGFINPYPTNNFINNQQVEDNRVQAAAYSSSFASSQSSSSPSVSYGFHPNIMMGLGEYDQRASIIYGDPSQLNSTTPRWEPSNAMLEPTQQFVQPGITTRHLLNPPAEVLEEFHHKKSKTHRSNSMGSSSQNSESSDSQEVDLELRLSL, from the exons ATGGGGAGCAGTTATTTTGGGGAGCCAAACATGGGAAACGAAAGAGGAGGCGGATCGTCTTCTAGTTCTTCAAGGAAAGGGAAGAAGAGTAATTCGGACAAGCCGAAGCAACCGCAGAGAGGGCTTGGAGTTGCTCAATTAGAGAAGATCAGATTACATGGCCAAATGGGATTCATCAATCCTTACCCTACTAATAATTTCATCAATAAC CAGCAGGTGGAGGATAACAGAGTGCAAGCAGCAGCTTATTCATCGTCTTTCGCTTCTTCGCAGTCCTCTTCATCTCCCTCAGTCTCTTATGGCTTCCACCCTAACATCATG ATGGGGCTCGGTGAATATGATCAAAGAGCAAGCATCATCTATGGTGATCCTTCCCAACTAAACAGTACAACACCAAG ATGGGAACCCAGCAATGCCATGTTAGAGCCGACCCAACAGTTTGTGCAACCAGGCATCACTACTAGACACCTCCTAAATCCACCTGCAGAAGTACTAGAG GAGTTTCATCACAAGAAGAGCAAAACACATAGAAGTAATTCAATGGGCTCAAGCAGTCAGAATTCTGAATCAAGTGACTCTCAAGAAGTAGATTTGGAACTCAGACTCTCACTTTAA
- the LOC112189606 gene encoding protein SPEAR1 isoform X4, which produces MGSSYFGEPNMGNERGGGSSSSSSRKGKKSNSDKPKQPQRGLGVAQLEKIRLHGQMGFINPYPTNNFINNVEDNRVQAAAYSSSFASSQSSSSPSVSYGFHPNIMMGLGEYDQRASIIYGDPSQLNSTTPSRWEPSNAMLEPTQQFVQPGITTRHLLNPPAEVLEEFHHKKSKTHRSNSMGSSSQNSESSDSQEVDLELRLSL; this is translated from the exons ATGGGGAGCAGTTATTTTGGGGAGCCAAACATGGGAAACGAAAGAGGAGGCGGATCGTCTTCTAGTTCTTCAAGGAAAGGGAAGAAGAGTAATTCGGACAAGCCGAAGCAACCGCAGAGAGGGCTTGGAGTTGCTCAATTAGAGAAGATCAGATTACATGGCCAAATGGGATTCATCAATCCTTACCCTACTAATAATTTCATCAATAAC GTGGAGGATAACAGAGTGCAAGCAGCAGCTTATTCATCGTCTTTCGCTTCTTCGCAGTCCTCTTCATCTCCCTCAGTCTCTTATGGCTTCCACCCTAACATCATG ATGGGGCTCGGTGAATATGATCAAAGAGCAAGCATCATCTATGGTGATCCTTCCCAACTAAACAGTACAACACCAAG CAGATGGGAACCCAGCAATGCCATGTTAGAGCCGACCCAACAGTTTGTGCAACCAGGCATCACTACTAGACACCTCCTAAATCCACCTGCAGAAGTACTAGAG GAGTTTCATCACAAGAAGAGCAAAACACATAGAAGTAATTCAATGGGCTCAAGCAGTCAGAATTCTGAATCAAGTGACTCTCAAGAAGTAGATTTGGAACTCAGACTCTCACTTTAA
- the LOC112189606 gene encoding protein SPEAR1 isoform X3, with product MGSSYFGEPNMGNERGGGSSSSSSRKGKKSNSDKPKQPQRGLGVAQLEKIRLHGQMGFINPYPTNNFINNQVEDNRVQAAAYSSSFASSQSSSSPSVSYGFHPNIMMGLGEYDQRASIIYGDPSQLNSTTPSRWEPSNAMLEPTQQFVQPGITTRHLLNPPAEVLEEFHHKKSKTHRSNSMGSSSQNSESSDSQEVDLELRLSL from the exons ATGGGGAGCAGTTATTTTGGGGAGCCAAACATGGGAAACGAAAGAGGAGGCGGATCGTCTTCTAGTTCTTCAAGGAAAGGGAAGAAGAGTAATTCGGACAAGCCGAAGCAACCGCAGAGAGGGCTTGGAGTTGCTCAATTAGAGAAGATCAGATTACATGGCCAAATGGGATTCATCAATCCTTACCCTACTAATAATTTCATCAATAAC CAGGTGGAGGATAACAGAGTGCAAGCAGCAGCTTATTCATCGTCTTTCGCTTCTTCGCAGTCCTCTTCATCTCCCTCAGTCTCTTATGGCTTCCACCCTAACATCATG ATGGGGCTCGGTGAATATGATCAAAGAGCAAGCATCATCTATGGTGATCCTTCCCAACTAAACAGTACAACACCAAG CAGATGGGAACCCAGCAATGCCATGTTAGAGCCGACCCAACAGTTTGTGCAACCAGGCATCACTACTAGACACCTCCTAAATCCACCTGCAGAAGTACTAGAG GAGTTTCATCACAAGAAGAGCAAAACACATAGAAGTAATTCAATGGGCTCAAGCAGTCAGAATTCTGAATCAAGTGACTCTCAAGAAGTAGATTTGGAACTCAGACTCTCACTTTAA
- the LOC112189606 gene encoding protein SPEAR1 isoform X1: MGSSYFGEPNMGNERGGGSSSSSSRKGKKSNSDKPKQPQRGLGVAQLEKIRLHGQMGFINPYPTNNFINNQQVEDNRVQAAAYSSSFASSQSSSSPSVSYGFHPNIMMGLGEYDQRASIIYGDPSQLNSTTPSRWEPSNAMLEPTQQFVQPGITTRHLLNPPAEVLEEFHHKKSKTHRSNSMGSSSQNSESSDSQEVDLELRLSL; the protein is encoded by the exons ATGGGGAGCAGTTATTTTGGGGAGCCAAACATGGGAAACGAAAGAGGAGGCGGATCGTCTTCTAGTTCTTCAAGGAAAGGGAAGAAGAGTAATTCGGACAAGCCGAAGCAACCGCAGAGAGGGCTTGGAGTTGCTCAATTAGAGAAGATCAGATTACATGGCCAAATGGGATTCATCAATCCTTACCCTACTAATAATTTCATCAATAAC CAGCAGGTGGAGGATAACAGAGTGCAAGCAGCAGCTTATTCATCGTCTTTCGCTTCTTCGCAGTCCTCTTCATCTCCCTCAGTCTCTTATGGCTTCCACCCTAACATCATG ATGGGGCTCGGTGAATATGATCAAAGAGCAAGCATCATCTATGGTGATCCTTCCCAACTAAACAGTACAACACCAAG CAGATGGGAACCCAGCAATGCCATGTTAGAGCCGACCCAACAGTTTGTGCAACCAGGCATCACTACTAGACACCTCCTAAATCCACCTGCAGAAGTACTAGAG GAGTTTCATCACAAGAAGAGCAAAACACATAGAAGTAATTCAATGGGCTCAAGCAGTCAGAATTCTGAATCAAGTGACTCTCAAGAAGTAGATTTGGAACTCAGACTCTCACTTTAA